In Ptiloglossa arizonensis isolate GNS036 chromosome 10, iyPtiAriz1_principal, whole genome shotgun sequence, the genomic window caattacaaaatatatgaAATCATTCATTCATCAGAGTCGCTCTATGTACAGGCTAAATGTACATAAGATTTTATTAATGTGTACTGCGATAGAAAGTAATCACTTACATTGTATACTAAAGGCCATGTCGTCGTATATTTTAAATCGCTGTCCGCGCTCTCGCTATTTGTTGCAAAAATCTTTGCGGTCTTTTCGTATATTACGATCACGAATTAGGTACGCAAACAGTTTACCTGACAACGACAATGTATTAAAAACGCACATGAAATAGTCTCTAATTTTATGATTAGACGATAGTTACGACAAACTCGTTGCAGTCGCATGTCTCCGATGCTGATGTTAATTACATTGATTGATACAATTTTTTGCTATTTAATACATTAGTTGTTATATGAAAAATGTTGCAATATTTCTGTCCTTGATGTAGAAACCTATACAATAGCTGTTATTACGTTTCTCGAGCCTTATAATATACtgttattttcaaaatgttaaaTTAGGTTAAAAACCTACACATCCTATGTTGTTTAGCTTTTCACGAGTTCAGTGAGCAAAGTAATTCAATCATTCGGTGAATACGCGCGATCTGTACATTTCAAAAGAAATACAAGAAAACTTTCAACGTCAAATGCTTAATACTAAAAGGGACAAAAATAGCAAACGTACGAGGCGCGTGTACAGCTGCAGCATTCGATTTCATGTCTATTCCATATAAAGATGTAGCTTCGTCTAATGATTAATACTAATAATGTAATGTTCGAATCGTGTTCGAACAATTCTTTACTATATACCTTCGAGATCGCAGATACGATGCTAATGCGCAGAGAAATTTGATCACACACAATTATAAATCGTTTATATTTTGACGATATTGCTAAACGTATATCTTAATGTTATGCGAACGCAactagaaatatattttacataaaaaaaaaagaaaaagctacTAACAAAGATCATAGGAAGATAGGATGTGTAGTTTATATAATGGATATAATCCAATATCAGTTTTACATAGTAGACTTGCAATTAGAGAGGAGTCAAACACATTTGTAATAAATGTTACTTCACAGGTCGAGGTAGACGTATTGTCTTGAGTATAAATCAATAGCGATCGACATACCTTTGCTACATTTAAAATAAAGACAAAATGCATAGGTCTACTCTGTGAAACATGGATATCAATCATGCTAAAATATACTTGTATgcaagaaatattcgattaatattaATGATGTAGCAATATTAAAATATCTGCGATTCTTCTTCCTCGGTATTTGTTTTTCGTTCGtaacaaaaatcaaattttgtGAAACACTACGGCGGAAAACATTTAATAACGTCCGACTATTGGGAAGTGTTGGCATCGGTTAGTAGAAGCTCCAAGGTTGTGTACCTCTCGCTTTTTAAATGAGATAGTCGATTTAAATGCCGATTGAGCGTATTTGCAGCCATTGGTTGACAAGGTGTGACACAGGGCGGCGTTTCaccaattattttaataatgtttTCTATGAAGGAGGACCATTCCGAACACAACGAATCATCTGTAGGGTACAGGTTTTCCGCTTGTTCCAACATTGAAGCTATTACAGATACACCAAACTAAACAGAAAAATATTCAGACATGCAAGTAGTTGTAAAAAGGAACACGATAAATCGAAATAGTGgtcaattaaattttaacaaaccTTGTTCGTGAGAGCAAAAGCTAAACTGTTGTTCTTAACCGACTGACTAGCGGAGTTGGATAGTGATCGAGCTAGTCGAAGTATCGCATTAAAGTTTGACACGTTAGCGAACCAACGTTGAAATTCCGAATAAAAGACTACCAATAAAAGAGAATCTCTACGACCTATTATAGCTAGTCCTCGAAATATTGCGTTCCACAATTCTTCTAATTGAATACGATACTCCGTTAGATTCAAGTATGGCAAGATCCTCAACAACAGCATCTGCGATACAGataaatagtaatataataATCGAAAATTCATTGATTGTTTGAGTTCACTTACTTTTCCCTTTCGAATGCTTAATATACTCGTTAATTTATCATCTTGTATCAACTGAAGCAAAGATAATAACAGCATATTTATTAACTCCGGGCTGGTCTTTTTAACAGTActtgtttcattttctatttcctGATTTTGTTGTTCACTAAGCAGAGCCAATGGATTGTGTAAATCTTCGAGTTGTAATTGGATTACATATAactggaaatattattttttatgtaagATGTAAATAGGATATCCAAGTACAACGTTTTATCAATTAGATAGATAAAAAACAATAGTATTACCCTTTCAATTTCAAGCAGTAACTGTCTTGTTCTTTTCGTatctttctgttgcatttgcgtaACCGATTGTGGATCGCTGTTTGGTACAACATCCATATCGATAACCTTACGCGGTGCCGTTACACTGGCGAACTGTAACTTTCccaaagaattttcaaattgcGCCGGTACATATATCGCCCTAGAAAGAAAATGAGGGTTTGGTTGCTCTCGATCCCTAAAAGTCACAAAACTTTAATCAATTTCGCCAAGAAAAAAGCGAAAGAACAAAAGAAAGATTACCTTGAGTCTTTATGATAgccgttattattattgttattgggaTGTTTTTTATCTTTCTGGTCTTGATTTgcactttgtttattttttttatcgcagAAAACAGTATAATAATAGTCGTCAACATATGGTTCGTTTGTGTTCAGTTGCAATAATTGGATGTTAATTAACCATTGTTTTTCTCGACTACTCATAAGATCAGCATATTCGTCACAATCTCCTGCATTTAttattccatttattccttGAGGATGATGGTAATGATATTGCCGCTGAAAATTCCTATCGTGATTACGATGGTgttgattatttttaaaaaatggctGATGGTTTCCTTGTTGCTCTCCATGATGAAAAGGCCAATTTTGATTTCTTTGATTTCCAGAATGAGCAAAAGGATGATTTCCAGGAtgtggttgttgttgttgatgACTGGTTTGATTACTAGGAAAATAAGGTACCATTCCATGTTCTGGTCGTAAAATTAGAGGAGGTCCTAAACTCAAATGAGGAGGTTGCTGTAAAAAGGTTTTCATTTCATAGAACATTCACATATTTCATATAAGATAATCGTTTTTACAAAGTTAGCCTTACACTATACAAAGAAACTTACagaaaaattattgcaaaatgAACCATGAATCGGTTGTCTCTGGGTAGGATGTGGTAGCATTAAATGTGCTGGTGCAGGATACCTTAGTGCATTTCCAGTTTGATCTATGAGAGAAATTGTTTTGATCTCACTAGTTcttatttgtttcatttattgctattaaaatttgtttacttggATGCATACTTACTAGGCAATAATCTAGGATGTTGTATAAATTGTGGGTGTGGAAATCTCATATTCGGTGGTAAAACAACAGGATGTGGAGGTGGTATATTCAATCTTGGTGAAAAACGCGGTGGAGTGGACAAACAGTCGAAAAGAAGCGATCCATCGGATTGTTGTTGCTGTGGTTGTTGTAGCAATTGAACGGGCTTTGGCAATCCTGGAGGAGGTCTATTCGCGATCAGACCTTTTTCCAATTCTTCTACTGTTCGTACATTTGTTAAGGTTGATGGGAGGGTCAAAGGTGGCCTGGCTTTTGGAAGTGATAAATTAGAAGGACTATCCCATACTCCAGGACGGGGAACAATTCCTTCTTTCTCATCCAATACTAGGTGCGATAAATTATCTTCGATGTCTGCATTGACTTCATTCTACAAGAATCATTCATTTTCATTAGATATAATTGACCAATGAGAAAAAGATAcagtttgtattttatttaccttCTTATCCGAAGTAGTCTGGTGTTGCGGGCGACTCGATTCTGTAATTTCCGCAAGCTTTTCATGGTCTTTCTCCCAATCGCCAATAGTGGCTTCTGAACCAAAAGTTTGATCGTTCAATGCGTcatattcttcttcttcccctatATCATCTTCTTCTAATAGACAATCTAATCCATCATCTAAACTACTATTCTATAAGAGTCGTAGAAAAtagaagaaacaaaaacaaacaTTATTAAAGTAACAACATTGTTACAAAGACATTAGAGGTACATAacaattatttcgaacaattagaaaaaatatttcaacacaATAAAAATGCGCAAATGTTGCAAAGTATTTGACTACTCTTTGCTTACGAAGTTTTATCAAAGACGATACTCTCGATGTAAAACAGAAGGGAGACAAAGTATgggagtaaaaaataaaaatgattgcaaTTAGCATGAAGGTAGCAGTGTTAATGACCTTTCGGAGAAACGATAGATCGGTGAGGTTATGCGACGTACCTCCATGACCGCTTGAGGTAGTAGTACGTAATGTTGTATTTTGGAAACGATATACAGAGAAAGGGTGGGTAAACGTTATATATCGGCAATCCGATAAATAGGTTTTACATTTACGCGCCGTCTAATGAGTTATTTGTTATCGACCGAATACTTGAATGATTTTAATTCTTTGTGGTCCGTTAAACCGCGACGCGGCTGTTCATTGAAAGCGAATACGATCTTGTACTTTCGTTGCATCATTTTCCACTCTTTCATAAAAAACCTTAAAATCAAAGTTACGTTCATTAAGAACAAGCTTACTTACAGCAAGTGTTGTATCGAAACCGAAAAAGAAGTCTGCCATTTGTTGAAATTAAATGTGCAAAATGACATATTCTGATCAAACGTCAAGCGATACGAAAAGCATCAGCTGTCATGGCGGTCATAACGTAAATCCACAACCATATTCTAGGTGTCGCGCGTGTTCCCAAGAAAACTAAAATGCTTTCACACATAAAGATCGAAGCGATCATCCTAGGTCCAGGTCGGATCGATTTTGCTCGCAATTAGATCGAAGAAGATCCGCaagtttagaatttttattcgtatcgGATCGTTTGATACGATTtagttcgaaatgaaaaatttgtccACTTGacaatttaaattccaattataTTTACGAACGTTAAGAAAAGTTTTTTCGTTACGCAAAAAATGATCGTCGAGTTACTTTGTTTCGATGACGAACGTAAAGTACGATGCTAATATCTACAGGACTAAATGTGGGAAAAATGATTGAGGAAGACAAACACTGTGGATGTGCATTTTTATTGCCATTAAGTCTTTTcgaatcgtgctagtttcttttAAACTTTTTTGCCCTAATTTATTCGTAAAGTTATCGGTAAACCATAGTTAAGGTTTAAGAATGTTATCTAACGGTTTTTAATTGGCAAGTTGCGCATGTTCGATCTCGTAGAGCCCGCAAGGTAGGTGCACTTGTCGCGTTCGTCCTGTAATCTTGCCGTGGAAATTTGACGTGATCTTGTCTCGCATCGGGACCAGGGCATGCGTGTGCGTTCGATTTTCGCGGGATCGAACGATAATTGCACCCACATGCACGTAGGTGAGTGTAGGTGGAATACCTAGACGCTGCTGGTGGCGTGACAGTCGTCCAGTGTAGCTAGACTGCTGGCTCTCAACGATGCCAGACTCAAGGAACTGTGATTCAAAGTATTCATGCCGTGAGGGTCCTCGCAATGCAGGTACAATCGTGAACTAACTGACTTGTGACAGTCGGGACACagacgtttcttctttttgtcgCGTCTCTTCAGTATGTCGTACGCGCACCTGAAAATCGCGCATAGCTTGGTTAACGATCGAGATGACCGCgttacttttttaaatttatcgcgaCGCTCGCGTTTCACCTGGCATGTAGTATGTGAGAGCAGGGCAGGGCCTCCAGGGAGTCGGCTTCGAGGCCGAATGGCTCGTTACAGCCGCCGCATCGTAACTCCAGATCTTCCTCCATTGCCGCGGCTAATCTCTCGTGATGGGCCTTTTGTTCCTCGTCACCGAGGGAGCCATAAATTCGCGAGAGCCTCGACCTTACGGTTCGCACCAGGAACTGTTTCGAAAGAGCAGCGAATAAGGAAGGGACGAAAGAAGGAAAACAAGGAACCACGGTGTGGGAGATTACCTTAGCACCGACCGATCCAGCGACTTCGAGCAGTCTcgtgttgaactcgagaggtcGACAGTTGCATATTTTGTGTTGGAGCCGAAGAGCCTCGAGACACCTCGCGGCACCGTCCATCGCTTCCATTTGGCAGAGGCGATCACCGGTCGCCGCTGCGGATCCCATCGCGCTCTCGTACTGTCGAAACGCTTTCTACGATACACGTTCGGAAATTGGCGGCGCAACCGTATCGTTTTCGTCttctctttcaacgtttctctctCGCGAATTTACTTCTACTTACGTTTATATCGGACTTTTTCCTATAAATATCTCCCATTATACGTATACTCCTGGCGTAACTGGCTTGATCGCCGGAAACGAGCGACAATCGTGTTGCTTCCTGCGTTCGATTGgcaattaaatagaaaattgatGGTACGATACAATACAACGCGATACACGTACAGTACAACAATTGATCTTTAGGAGGTAGAAGCGCATGCGCGCGTGTACGATCGTTTAAATTCGGCTCGATTTTAATCGCCAGGTGGAAACATACCGAACAATAATCGTGAGCGTCACCGAGTTCTCCTTTCTTTCGAAGGGCAGCGGCCATTTGAAGGAGAGCCGCTCTGTGGTGCCGCGAATTCAGATCGCCGAGCTGCAAACTCCTCGACAGATCGTACGCCCGTGCCGCGTACCTCGCACTTTTATCGGCATCGTGTAATCTGCAGAAAAGCTCCGACAGGCCCACGTACACCTGCGAACCGAACGATCGAAGCTATTGGCTACGGACATTCGACACGACGACGATCAAGGATATTTTCTGGTAAGGAAGGTACGAAAGGAATCTCTTTAATTATTCCATTTTTCAACAAATTACAATCGAtataaataaatcaattaaTATCGGTAAATAAATACAGCGATTCGGAAAAGGACATCCAGGTCTGCTGCTAAAGACCGTTGCTGGAATCTTTAACGAGGAAACACGCACGTGGGCTACgcaccgtttctttcgatcggCAAAAATCGTATAATCTCGAGCGAAACGCTCTCTTTGCCTTACGTTTACCTGCAATTCCAACGAAGGGTCTTGAATGGAGTGAGCGATTTTGTGGGCCCTCTGAAAGGCTTCCAGAGCCTTGCAGAAACCCGCCAGCTCCAAGTGTACTCTGCCCACGGTCAGGTGAACCAATCCGGCGGTCGCGCATTGGTCGCATTCGTTGTACAAGCTGCGAAGTTTACGTAATGAAACGTGCGGATCGCGTCCGGTGTTAGATCCGCGGAGACCGCGAGTACCGTAAAAACTCTCGAGTCTTTCTGGCTAAATCGAAAAAGCCCGGATACCTGTGTCTCGCGTAGTCCAAGGCCCTGTCGAGCGCACCCAGTCTCTCGTGGGCCCTGGCCAAGTTCAAGTACGCCTCGGCTCGCATATTGGGCGAGTCCAGCTCTTCCGAGATGCACAATTGCTTGTGACCGAAGTCGATGCTGTCCCTGAAACGACACGATTCTTTGCACCGACCCTGAAACTTCAAACGTACGAGTATCCGTTGAACCCGAATCCGTCCGAATGAAAATCGTGCGTCGTTAGCTTCTACGTTTCAAGCACCGTCGTCGTGCAGAAACACGTTGAAAAATACACCAGGGTACGTGGTCAATCGAGATTCGATAGAGTCGCGCCCCACCCGTGCGGAAATCCGAGCGTCGCGTTCGTTGCACGGGAACACCGAACGCCTCGAGGCGTCCACAGCACATGGAGCACCGTTCGAGCAGGGTTCAGCCGCGATCGAAGGTATTaagcgacgaacgaaacgtctCGGTGCTCGTGTACGATTTCCGACGACGAGCCTCGTCGAAACGGACGCGTACGCGCGACCGATCCGCGACTTCCGCTCTCTCGTTTCCGTGAAACGAAGCAGAAACGCTTTGTTAGCGTGTCAAGGATTTTCGAGCTTCTCCTTCCCGACTTTCGCGTCTCGCGAAGTAAATACTATCTCTTGGCTACGATCTCTCTATTAAGCTCTTTTCTCTTCCTGGCCCGTACTTTAAGCTAGGAGGCTCGTAGTGCACTCCATGGCGGCCAAGTGGGTTGAGCAGTCCGGTCGACCACCGGGTTGCCTTTCGGCGGAACGAACCGACTTTGCGACTCGTTTTCCCCGCACGGTGCCTCGATCATGGACCGCTGACTTCCCTAACGGatcttccgtccctcttcgtccTCGTTTCTATCTTTTCCAATTAAGGTAACTGGGCTAATTAGGATTTTCAATTCGAGCGGGCGGAGCACGTGGAGCGGCACGCCAACGAAAATCGTACGTTTTTTCAACGACCGTTTTCCAGTGGGCGAGATCGGGTACCAAGAAGGTATAATAATCAAACTAGATTCTACCGGTGATTCTgattacaaaatttgttaaGGAACAACGATAGGTATGTGCgaataatacaaatacaaaatagaaaaagttAACGTCCAAGTGTATAAGATTTCCGAGCTGTTGAAATTGATTGGAAAAAGGACGATTCTCGATTGAACGATGTCCGCTTTAAAGTTCTCGTTAACCAAGATGTAACTcgccatttctttttttcttttttttcttttttatttggcGCGCTCCGCTTGcaaaaataacgataataaagtTCCAACTGATTCGCGGGACCATACGTGCCGTGGAACGCGGAAAGGAGAAGAAGCGTTCCCATATTCGCGTTAATTATACGATGCAAATGCGTCGCGGAAGTGGAGTGCGCGTCTCCCTCGTTTGCCGCGCTATTTTCTCGGTTAGCCGCGTATTCGACGAGACcgaggcgtcgcgacgcttcGGATAAATTTTCGATTCCGTTTAAGCGTCCGTGTATCGACGTTACGACGCGCCGTGCGAGATCGAACGAGGCTGTGAACGAGCGCGGCTCGAAGGTTCGCGGAACGTTTCGTTTGGTTCCATCAAACGATGGTTTTCCGATGCTAGGGTAATTCATAGAGATCTGTCCGCGATCGTCGAGGATGAAATACAAAAACAGATGAAAAAGAAAACCGGACCGATTGTCCGCGAAAGTAACGATCAGAACCACCGCCGACCCTAGAAATCGCAAGATCCTTGACAAACTAACGATCGGGATTGCAACAACTACATCGGTGAGGTCCTCCCGATAGAAACGAGCTGAAATACGAACACGAATCGGACGAACTTCGTTCccaatttaaatattccaaagaacgagaaaaaaaaaagaaaatcaaacgAAAAATTTCTCCCATCTaagccgtgtttggactcgttcgaatcgaaaggAGCTCGTCGGATCCGTCGGGAAGAAGAATCGAAAGgtagagaaacgaaaatttttcCTAACGATTTCCACGAAGCGTTCgagctcgtttctttctcgctcgCGTTACACAAAATCACCGTCTTTCGCAGGATCGGATTACGCTCGGCTCGAGACACCGAAAGGAGTACAGATCGTTGAAATTCGATAACTCTATCGCAGTATCCTCTTCGGTGTCGCTCGGGACGATCGGATGGAAGGATCCGTAAACGCGAGAACGAGTTTCCAAGTTTTTCGACACGACGGATACCTGTACTTTCCCCAATCCATGTAAGCTTGATACAGGTAGCCGAGGAGAGCGAACTTGTCCTCCCGTTGTCTGATGTTTTTCAGGGCGCCCCTCCATTTTCGTACGGCGGCCTGTTGTTTGTGCGCGCGGTACAGCTTCAGGCCTTGTTCCACCTGGGGGACAGACACGATTCTAGGACGAACAGGAAACCGGGATGGGGTTGTCGCGCGGCGACCCTTCCCGCCCACGGTGGATAGGCAGGtggataggtagataggtacgCAACGATCGAACGCGGACGCGTGTGGCTAAACGCGGGAAGGTCGTATCGATTCGACCTTGAACGTTCTCCGCCGATGATTTAAGATCCAACGATCTCGTGCAACGTAAATAGCGACACGACCTCGACCGATAGCGGCGGCGAGCAAAGCAAAGGAAGGTAAACGCGTACATACACGAGTTGATTCGCGATCAACCGGAAACACCGCGCTCGCCCCGTTGCacactctcttctctctctctctctctctctctctctctctctctctctctctttctctctttctcactcaaTTTTGCCCATGTGTTCGACCACTCTGCTTCGACGATTTCCGCGCGAAAAAGGTACGCGTGGTCGTTGCATTCGTTGTTCGCGAGCGTTGAACACGAGCGCGAGCGCAGGGCGATTCTTCGCGCGAAAAGGAACCGTAGACCCCGTGGAGTATTATTTCTCGACGGCAGTTTTCgtttaagagaaaaatacaaacgCTGAAATCGAGTTTGGAAACTCGGTCGCGCGCGATTCGGCACGACTCGGGCATCGCGTCTGTCCATTACTCGTCGTTTCTACTTGCGGCGGCGCGGCGTTTGTAAACACGATCGCGTTACGACGGTGGCTCGACAGTTGGGAGGAAACGGAGCTGAAAATTCTAGCATTATCGAGGTAACCGATCGAACGAGGAACTCCACTCACATGGGAACTATGGCCCTTGGTACACGTTCctttcgttttcgaatcgaCTCGCTCGTTAAGCGTCtctttcgttcgtcgacgagCGACACTTGTCCAGTTTCCGATACGGGTACGTATCTGTCTTGCTTCCACGGCGAGCACACCGTCCGAGATTGGATCATTTCGAACTCGTTCGAAGAATtcaattcgaaaattcgaacacCGGGCCTCGTACGTTCAAAATCGTAACTCCTTTCGCGCGAAAGATCACCCGTTCGTCGATCTTATCGTTCAggatcaaatttttcaaatatcgaactcgcgaacgaacgaccggCGCGTTCCGAGATCTCTCGtggaaacgtttgaaaattcgagACTCGAACGTTACGATCTTGCGTCGCCCCAATCGCTTGGAAATTTCCCGAGTGGAACTATCgggaatttaaaaattctgaaCTGGTGATCATTGTTCTTGCGGAGAGCGTATTCCGCGGGAACCGATTCCGCGTATTATGCCCGCGGAGAGCACGCGAAACGTAATGGCGGATAGTGGCGGGATTCGCGGGACGCGTGCAGGTAGCGTGACCGCGGGCATCGCGTGCCACGGCGCTTTGGTAGCACCTCGGCTCGACAATGACCGAGAAAAAGCCGAGTTCGTCGAGGTCgcgggaaacgaacgaacgagaagaaaGCGCATCGAGATAAAGGAGGGCGGAAGGTCGCGTGGTATCGCGGTGGAATCGAGCGGGAAGAGGTAAACGCGAGCGACTCACCCGTCTTCGGGCCAGGTGCTGGTCGAATCGTCGTCTGCAACCGGTCAAACATTCCCACAGACCAGTGCCGGATCTTCCGTTCTGGTAATGCCCGTTCCCGTTCGAACTCTGATGCCGATAGTCCTCCTCGGTGAACTCGCACACGTCGAGCGGATGACGCGACCCGTCCGGACTACCCAGCAGAGCGGTCGCCGAAAGCTGATGGCTGGCCGGACCGCTACGAATTCGTAACAGTGATTCGTACGATCCCCGAGCGAGACAGAAAATCATCACATCGAGGGGAGAGTCCCGTTAACGCTCGCACGCCGCTCAGGCCAGCGCGGCTTTAACAACCCCCATTGATCCGAAAAACGCGAACTAAAAATATACACGATGG contains:
- the LOC143152069 gene encoding 43 kDa receptor-associated protein of the synapse homolog isoform X1; this translates as MSWESISSRDYLGGPASHQLSATALLGSPDGSRHPLDVCEFTEEDYRHQSSNGNGHYQNGRSGTGLWECLTGCRRRFDQHLARRRVEQGLKLYRAHKQQAAVRKWRGALKNIRQREDKFALLGYLYQAYMDWGKYRDSIDFGHKQLCISEELDSPNMRAEAYLNLARAHERLGALDRALDYARHSLYNECDQCATAGLVHLTVGRVHLELAGFCKALEAFQRAHKIAHSIQDPSLELQVNVYVGLSELFCRLHDADKSARYAARAYDLSRSLQLGDLNSRHHRAALLQMAAALRKKGELGDAHDYCSEATRLSLVSGDQASYARSIRIMGDIYRKKSDINKAFRQYESAMGSAAATGDRLCQMEAMDGAARCLEALRLQHKICNCRPLEFNTRLLEVAGSVGAKFLVRTVRSRLSRIYGSLGDEEQKAHHERLAAAMEEDLELRCGGCNEPFGLEADSLEALPCSHILHARCAYDILKRRDKKKKRLCPDCHKSVSSRLYLHCEDPHGMNTLNHSSLSLASLRASSLATLDDCHATSSV
- the Patr-1 gene encoding protein associated with topo II related - 1 isoform X2: MADFFFGFDTTLANSSLDDGLDCLLEEDDIGEEEEYDALNDQTFGSEATIGDWEKDHEKLAEITESSRPQHQTTSDKKNEVNADIEDNLSHLVLDEKEGIVPRPGVWDSPSNLSLPKARPPLTLPSTLTNVRTVEELEKGLIANRPPPGLPKPVQLLQQPQQQQSDGSLLFDCLSTPPRFSPRLNIPPPHPVVLPPNMRFPHPQFIQHPRLLPNQTGNALRYPAPAHLMLPHPTQRQPIHGSFCNNFSQPPHLSLGPPLILRPEHGMVPYFPSNQTSHQQQQPHPGNHPFAHSGNQRNQNWPFHHGEQQGNHQPFFKNNQHHRNHDRNFQRQYHYHHPQGINGIINAGDCDEYADLMSSREKQWLINIQLLQLNTNEPYVDDYYYTVFCDKKNKQSANQDQKDKKHPNNNNNNGYHKDSRAIYVPAQFENSLGKLQFASVTAPRKVIDMDVVPNSDPQSVTQMQQKDTKRTRQLLLEIERLYVIQLQLEDLHNPLALLSEQQNQEIENETSTVKKTSPELINMLLLSLLQLIQDDKLTSILSIRKGKMLLLRILPYLNLTEYRIQLEELWNAIFRGLAIIGRRDSLLLVVFYSEFQRWFANVSNFNAILRLARSLSNSASQSVKNNSLAFALTNKFGVSVIASMLEQAENLYPTDDSLCSEWSSFIENIIKIIGETPPCVTPCQPMAANTLNRHLNRLSHLKSERYTTLELLLTDANTSQ
- the LOC143152069 gene encoding 43 kDa receptor-associated protein of the synapse homolog isoform X3, which encodes MFDRLQTTIRPAPGPKTGGTRPEAVPRAQTTGRRTKMEGRPEKHQTTGGQVRSPRLPVSSLHGLGKVQFQGRCKESCRFRDSIDFGHKQLCISEELDSPNMRAEAYLNLARAHERLGALDRALDYARHSLYNECDQCATAGLVHLTVGRVHLELAGFCKALEAFQRAHKIAHSIQDPSLELQVNVYVGLSELFCRLHDADKSARYAARAYDLSRSLQLGDLNSRHHRAALLQMAAALRKKGELGDAHDYCSEATRLSLVSGDQASYARSIRIMGDIYRKKSDINKAFRQYESAMGSAAATGDRLCQMEAMDGAARCLEALRLQHKICNCRPLEFNTRLLEVAGSVGAKFLVRTVRSRLSRIYGSLGDEEQKAHHERLAAAMEEDLELRCGGCNEPFGLEADSLEALPCSHILHARCAYDILKRRDKKKKRLCPDCHKSVSSRLYLHCEDPHGMNTLNHSSLSLASLRASSLATLDDCHATSSV
- the LOC143152069 gene encoding 43 kDa receptor-associated protein of the synapse homolog isoform X2, whose amino-acid sequence is MSWESISSRDYLGGPASHQLSATALLGSPDGSRHPLDVCEFTEEDYRHQSSNGNGHYQNGRSGTGLWECLTGCRRRFDQHLARRRVEQGLKLYRAHKQQAAVRKWRGALKNIRQREDKFALLGYLYQAYMDWGKYRDSIDFGHKQLCISEELDSPNMRAEAYLNLARAHERLGALDRALDYARHSLYNECDQCATAGLVHLTVGRVHLELAGFCKALEAFQRAHKIAHSIQDPSLELQVYVGLSELFCRLHDADKSARYAARAYDLSRSLQLGDLNSRHHRAALLQMAAALRKKGELGDAHDYCSEATRLSLVSGDQASYARSIRIMGDIYRKKSDINKAFRQYESAMGSAAATGDRLCQMEAMDGAARCLEALRLQHKICNCRPLEFNTRLLEVAGSVGAKFLVRTVRSRLSRIYGSLGDEEQKAHHERLAAAMEEDLELRCGGCNEPFGLEADSLEALPCSHILHARCAYDILKRRDKKKKRLCPDCHKSVSSRLYLHCEDPHGMNTLNHSSLSLASLRASSLATLDDCHATSSV
- the LOC143152069 gene encoding 43 kDa receptor-associated protein of the synapse homolog isoform X4 produces the protein MSWESISSRDYLGGPASHQLSATALLGSPDGSRHPLDVCEFTEEDYRHQSSNGNGHYQNGRSGTGLWECLTGCRRRFDQHLARRRVEQGLKLYRAHKQQAAVRKWRGALKNIRQREDKFALLGYLYQAYMDWGKYRDSIDFGHKQLCISEELDSPNMRAEAYLNLARAHERLGALDRALDYARHSLYNECDQCATAGLVHLTVGRVHLELAGFCKALEAFQRAHKIAHSIQDPSLELQVNVYVGLSELFCRLHDADKSARYAARAYDLSRSLQLGDLNSRHHRAALLQMAAALRKKGELGDAHDYCSEATRLSLVSGDQASYARSIRIMGDIYRKKSDINKAFRQYESAMGSAAATGDRLCQMEAMDGAARCLEALRLQHKICNCRPLEFNTRLLEVAGSVGAKFLVRTVRSRLSRIYGSLGDEEQKAHHERLAAAMEEDLELRCGGCNEPFGLEADSLEALPCSHILHASYARFSGARTTY
- the Patr-1 gene encoding protein associated with topo II related - 1 isoform X1 encodes the protein MADFFFGFDTTLANSSLDDGLDCLLEEDDIGEEEEYDALNDQTFGSEATIGDWEKDHEKLAEITESSRPQHQTTSDKKNEVNADIEDNLSHLVLDEKEGIVPRPGVWDSPSNLSLPKARPPLTLPSTLTNVRTVEELEKGLIANRPPPGLPKPVQLLQQPQQQQSDGSLLFDCLSTPPRFSPRLNIPPPHPVVLPPNMRFPHPQFIQHPRLLPNQTGNALRYPAPAHLMLPHPTQRQPIHGSFCNNFSQPPHLSLGPPLILRPEHGMVPYFPSNQTSHQQQQPHPGNHPFAHSGNQRNQNWPFHHGEQQGNHQPFFKNNQHHRNHDRNFQRQYHYHHPQGINGIINAGDCDEYADLMSSREKQWLINIQLLQLNTNEPYVDDYYYTVFCDKKNKQSANQDQKDKKHPNNNNNNGYHKDSRDREQPNPHFLSRAIYVPAQFENSLGKLQFASVTAPRKVIDMDVVPNSDPQSVTQMQQKDTKRTRQLLLEIERLYVIQLQLEDLHNPLALLSEQQNQEIENETSTVKKTSPELINMLLLSLLQLIQDDKLTSILSIRKGKMLLLRILPYLNLTEYRIQLEELWNAIFRGLAIIGRRDSLLLVVFYSEFQRWFANVSNFNAILRLARSLSNSASQSVKNNSLAFALTNKFGVSVIASMLEQAENLYPTDDSLCSEWSSFIENIIKIIGETPPCVTPCQPMAANTLNRHLNRLSHLKSERYTTLELLLTDANTSQ